A window of Rubricoccus marinus contains these coding sequences:
- a CDS encoding ATP-binding protein → MSTHRFTDLTTVIDDLHALFDAWSDGGMLRPPLNKDGEIVLRLAVHEWVANLVQHASFHVGVPEICVSIEIRPEVVEVCIEDTSQGFDLLGQLEEQHELLNAPAPSERGRGLLMLITCTETLDYRPATEGRQRLSFELYNPDEAIFAGLFHSDAASGAPSLPASLQSRGDGAASGDELSSFPQPFQPHTR, encoded by the coding sequence ATGAGCACGCACCGCTTCACCGACCTTACGACCGTCATCGACGACCTCCACGCGCTGTTTGATGCGTGGAGCGATGGCGGGATGCTCCGCCCTCCCCTGAACAAGGACGGAGAAATCGTGCTCCGCCTCGCGGTGCACGAGTGGGTCGCGAACTTGGTGCAGCACGCCTCTTTCCACGTAGGCGTGCCCGAAATCTGCGTCTCGATCGAGATCCGACCCGAGGTCGTCGAGGTCTGCATCGAGGACACCTCCCAGGGGTTCGACCTCCTGGGCCAGCTCGAGGAGCAGCACGAGCTCCTCAACGCGCCCGCTCCCTCCGAGCGTGGGCGCGGCCTGCTGATGCTCATCACGTGCACCGAGACCCTGGACTACCGCCCCGCCACGGAGGGCCGCCAGAGGCTCTCGTTCGAGCTCTACAACCCCGACGAGGCCATCTTCGCCGGCCTCTTCCATTCCGACGCCGCCTCTGGCGCGCCTTCGCTGCCTGCGTCCCTGCAGAGCCGCGGAGACGGCGCCGCGAGCGGTGACGAACTCTCGTCCTTCCCTCAGCCCTTTCAGCCCCACACACGATGA
- a CDS encoding PP2C family protein-serine/threonine phosphatase, with protein sequence MTARPAVLVVEDNATLRRLLEYRLGKRFEVRSAMHGEHALQLIEEEPPDLIVSDIMMPHMDGFALLAALRSDERFQAIPFIFLTAKNDDLSRQKGLRKGVDDYLTKPFDIDHLIGRVDQIVQRSQLYQTKLTSKIGRDFSDKLLPRHMPVEAGYRTVFFSQPKEDGGGDLFDWTPSGDGTYLITVGDIMGKGLQAKFYAFSFLSYIRSTIHAMLRNTVSPAALMKRVNEMLINDQVLEETFASLLLMRWEPANNRVVYTNAGHCRPILVGPQGAGMVEHSDLILGLDPMTEYTDYSLEIPPDHALLCYTDGLNEQVARSGKMFGEPGVAEAARIARTAEQPVKELLSWMLQRSAKPGFEDDVLVFWLQRHATASAARAA encoded by the coding sequence ATGACGGCCCGCCCCGCTGTTCTGGTCGTCGAGGACAACGCCACCCTGAGGCGTCTCCTGGAATACCGCCTCGGCAAACGCTTCGAGGTCCGCTCCGCCATGCACGGCGAGCACGCGCTCCAACTGATCGAGGAGGAGCCGCCGGACCTGATCGTGAGCGACATCATGATGCCGCACATGGACGGGTTCGCGCTTCTGGCGGCGCTCCGCTCCGACGAGCGGTTCCAGGCCATCCCGTTCATCTTCCTCACGGCGAAGAACGACGACCTCAGCCGCCAGAAGGGACTCCGCAAAGGCGTCGACGACTACCTCACGAAGCCGTTCGACATCGACCACCTCATCGGGCGCGTGGACCAGATCGTGCAGCGGAGCCAGCTGTACCAGACCAAGCTCACGTCCAAGATCGGGCGGGACTTCTCGGACAAGCTGCTGCCCCGCCACATGCCCGTGGAGGCCGGCTACCGGACGGTGTTCTTCTCCCAGCCGAAGGAGGACGGCGGAGGTGACCTGTTCGATTGGACGCCCTCTGGCGACGGCACGTACCTCATCACGGTGGGTGACATCATGGGCAAGGGGTTGCAGGCGAAGTTCTACGCCTTCAGCTTCCTCTCCTACATCCGGAGCACCATCCACGCGATGCTCCGCAACACCGTCTCGCCGGCCGCGCTGATGAAGCGCGTCAACGAGATGCTGATCAATGACCAGGTGCTGGAGGAGACCTTCGCGTCCCTCCTCTTGATGCGCTGGGAGCCCGCGAACAACCGCGTGGTGTACACCAACGCGGGCCACTGCCGCCCCATCCTTGTCGGCCCGCAGGGCGCCGGCATGGTGGAGCACTCCGACCTCATCCTCGGGCTGGACCCGATGACGGAGTACACGGACTACTCCCTGGAGATTCCGCCGGACCACGCGCTCCTGTGCTACACCGACGGCCTGAACGAGCAGGTGGCCCGCAGCGGCAAGATGTTCGGAGAGCCCGGCGTGGCGGAGGCCGCCCGGATCGCCCGCACCGCCGAGCAGCCGGTCAAGGAGTTGCTCTCGTGGATGCTCCAGCGGAGCGCCAAGCCCGGCTTCGAAGACGACGTGCTCGTGTTCTGGCTTCAGCGCCACGCCACCGCCTCGGCCGCCCGTGCCGCCTAG
- a CDS encoding mechanosensitive ion channel family protein → MPLQTADTLFQGSVPIDTVITRADLAPEADTAAVSVAEATGEAVSQLQDMVDGFFALLPLIGIALVVFVLFWFVARGLRSVVHRVTPGPVDSNIGIVLGRLTYAGMILLGVFVALTIVIPSLEFSAIFAAFGLGGVALGFAFQDIFQNLLAGILILLREPFREGDEITSGEYTGTVESIETRATFIRTYDGTRVIIPNSQIYTDPVRVITAYHMVRSQYDVGIGYGDDIDEAKRIALEALKSIDGIMDDPAPDVITWDLAGSSVNLRVRWWSDPTRANVVKLRDAVLRKVSQALLSEGIDLPFPTQQILWHDQTEATDGDRTRQREGWPVPKSGKAPKPRTIAGQLASGGTVSSDNASGDDTPDGGAGHAASESSPIIKPGGETPTA, encoded by the coding sequence ATGCCCCTCCAGACCGCCGACACCCTTTTCCAAGGGTCCGTCCCCATCGACACCGTGATCACGCGCGCGGACCTCGCGCCAGAGGCGGACACCGCGGCGGTAAGCGTCGCCGAGGCGACGGGTGAGGCCGTGAGCCAGTTGCAGGACATGGTGGACGGGTTCTTTGCGCTGCTGCCGCTTATCGGCATCGCGCTCGTCGTGTTCGTGCTGTTCTGGTTTGTCGCGCGGGGGCTCCGCAGCGTGGTCCATCGCGTCACGCCGGGGCCGGTGGATTCCAACATCGGCATCGTCCTGGGCCGGCTGACATACGCGGGGATGATCCTTCTCGGCGTGTTCGTCGCGCTGACGATTGTGATCCCCTCGCTGGAGTTCTCGGCCATCTTCGCGGCCTTTGGGCTGGGCGGCGTCGCGCTGGGCTTCGCGTTCCAGGACATCTTCCAGAACCTCCTCGCGGGGATTCTCATCCTCTTGCGCGAGCCGTTCCGCGAAGGCGACGAGATCACCTCTGGCGAGTACACCGGGACCGTGGAGAGCATCGAGACGCGGGCGACGTTTATCCGCACGTACGACGGCACGCGCGTCATCATCCCCAACAGCCAGATCTATACAGACCCCGTACGGGTGATCACCGCTTACCACATGGTGCGGAGCCAGTACGACGTCGGCATCGGCTACGGAGACGACATCGACGAGGCGAAGCGGATCGCGCTGGAGGCGCTCAAGAGCATCGACGGCATTATGGATGACCCGGCGCCGGACGTGATCACGTGGGACCTCGCGGGCTCCTCGGTCAACCTCCGCGTGCGCTGGTGGAGCGATCCCACGCGCGCAAACGTGGTCAAACTCCGCGACGCCGTGCTCCGCAAGGTCAGCCAGGCGCTCCTTTCGGAAGGCATCGACCTCCCCTTCCCCACGCAGCAGATCCTCTGGCACGATCAGACCGAAGCCACCGACGGCGACCGCACGCGGCAGCGCGAGGGCTGGCCGGTGCCCAAGAGCGGGAAGGCTCCCAAGCCGCGCACCATCGCCGGGCAACTCGCCTCTGGCGGCACCGTCTCTAGCGACAACGCCTCCGGCGACGACACCCCGGACGGCGGGGCCGGCCACGCGGCCTCAGAAAGCAGCCCCATCATCAAGCCAGGAGGCGAGACCCCGACGGCATGA
- a CDS encoding ATP-grasp domain-containing protein, whose amino-acid sequence MRHVAFLTMDSLEAFVAYDHLAVAPLRARGWDVTDVPWRADVDWSRFEAVVIRTPWDYQDAPEDFLAVLEAIEASGARLANDLRAVRWNLTKTYLREMEAAGVTIVPTTWGERLTPEALDGLFRQHGSEIVIKPIVGANADNAFRLTPEADASGALRTFAAKRFMAQPFVRSVVERGEFSLFFFHGAYSHAILKTPAPRDFRVQEEHGGTIRAIQPEPSLLEAADRALAAAPEELLYARPDFVRMPDGTWALMELEIIEPSLYFPYDAASPERFAEAFVRWVDRPLAPEAASGG is encoded by the coding sequence ATGAGGCACGTCGCGTTCCTGACGATGGACTCGCTGGAAGCCTTTGTCGCCTACGATCACCTCGCCGTAGCGCCGCTCCGCGCCAGAGGCTGGGACGTGACCGACGTGCCGTGGCGCGCCGATGTGGACTGGAGCCGATTCGAGGCCGTCGTGATCCGCACGCCGTGGGACTACCAGGACGCCCCGGAAGACTTTCTCGCGGTGCTGGAAGCCATTGAGGCCTCTGGCGCGCGGCTCGCCAACGATCTGCGGGCCGTGCGGTGGAACCTGACCAAGACCTACCTCCGCGAGATGGAGGCAGCCGGCGTCACCATCGTGCCGACGACCTGGGGCGAGCGGCTCACGCCAGAGGCGTTGGATGGCCTCTTTCGGCAGCATGGAAGCGAGATCGTGATCAAGCCTATCGTGGGCGCGAACGCGGACAACGCGTTCCGCCTCACGCCAGAGGCCGACGCCTCGGGCGCGCTCCGCACGTTCGCGGCAAAGCGGTTCATGGCCCAGCCGTTCGTCCGGAGCGTGGTGGAGCGCGGCGAGTTCTCGCTGTTCTTTTTCCACGGCGCGTACAGCCACGCCATTCTGAAAACGCCCGCGCCCCGCGATTTCCGCGTCCAAGAAGAGCACGGTGGGACGATCCGCGCGATCCAGCCTGAGCCCTCGCTGTTGGAAGCCGCAGACCGCGCACTCGCCGCAGCGCCAGAGGAATTGCTCTACGCCCGCCCGGACTTCGTGCGGATGCCGGACGGCACGTGGGCGCTCATGGAGTTGGAGATCATCGAGCCCTCGCTCTACTTCCCCTACGACGCCGCCTCGCCCGAGCGATTCGCCGAGGCGTTCGTGCGGTGGGTGGACAGGCCTCTGGCGCCAGAGGCCGCCTCCGGCGGCTAG
- a CDS encoding DUF2254 domain-containing protein has translation MHARFLALVDKLKSSYWFIPTLMVIGAFALSFATTAVDGWLGPDWIENVSWLYANKPEGARNLLTTVAGSMIGVAGVTFSITIASVVYASGQYGPRLLTNFMSDRGNQITLGTFIATFVYCLLVLRTVRSADEASGGENPAGDVIGAFVPHVAIVTALALTLASVGVLIFFIHHVPESIHVSNVISGVGRDLRKKIDTLFPERIGDADPGWEARRDSDVQTQMPADFYLTAEAIRADGTGYIQGVDADTLLEVATEHDLVLRLRHRPGDFISDGDALLLAWPAENVTDDVCSTLRVAFAWGRQRTALQDTRFLVNELVEIAARALSPGINDPFTAISCLDWLSAALKALADRDFPSAARYDDSGNLRVVAEPTTFEEFVGHVYGQLRPYVASDRNAALHTLKTIGELAARASGEQRRALQFQADAILEGTQKILSLEADRHAVRDRHRLVAQLLFGEVNFEEAASRADWIGGTA, from the coding sequence GTGCACGCCCGCTTCCTCGCCCTAGTCGACAAACTGAAATCCAGCTACTGGTTTATCCCGACGCTTATGGTGATCGGGGCGTTTGCCCTGTCGTTCGCGACGACGGCTGTGGACGGGTGGCTTGGGCCGGACTGGATCGAAAACGTCTCGTGGCTCTACGCCAACAAGCCCGAGGGCGCCCGCAACCTCCTGACGACCGTCGCCGGCTCCATGATCGGCGTCGCGGGCGTGACGTTCTCGATCACGATTGCGAGCGTGGTGTACGCCAGCGGCCAGTACGGGCCGAGGCTGCTGACCAACTTTATGTCCGACCGGGGCAACCAGATCACGCTGGGCACCTTTATCGCGACGTTCGTCTACTGCTTGCTCGTGCTCCGCACCGTGCGGTCGGCCGACGAGGCCTCTGGCGGCGAGAACCCGGCCGGCGACGTGATCGGGGCGTTCGTGCCTCACGTCGCCATCGTGACGGCCCTCGCGCTGACGCTGGCATCGGTGGGCGTGCTGATCTTCTTTATCCACCACGTGCCGGAGTCCATCCACGTGTCCAACGTGATCTCGGGCGTGGGGCGGGACCTGCGTAAAAAGATCGACACGTTGTTTCCGGAGCGCATTGGCGACGCGGATCCGGGGTGGGAGGCTCGCCGCGACAGCGATGTGCAAACGCAGATGCCGGCGGACTTCTACCTCACCGCCGAGGCCATCCGGGCCGACGGAACGGGCTACATCCAGGGCGTTGACGCGGATACGTTGCTGGAGGTCGCCACCGAGCACGACTTGGTGCTGAGGCTCCGCCACCGACCGGGCGATTTCATCTCGGACGGCGACGCGCTTCTCCTCGCGTGGCCCGCCGAGAACGTCACCGATGACGTGTGCTCCACGCTGCGGGTCGCATTCGCGTGGGGGCGCCAGAGGACTGCGTTGCAAGACACACGCTTTCTCGTCAACGAGCTCGTCGAGATCGCCGCGCGCGCCCTCTCGCCTGGAATCAACGACCCGTTTACGGCCATCTCCTGCCTGGACTGGCTCTCGGCCGCTCTCAAGGCCCTCGCGGACCGGGACTTCCCCAGCGCCGCACGCTACGACGACAGCGGCAACCTCCGCGTGGTCGCGGAACCGACGACGTTCGAGGAGTTCGTGGGGCACGTGTACGGGCAACTCCGCCCGTACGTGGCCTCTGACCGGAACGCGGCGCTCCACACCCTGAAGACCATCGGGGAGCTGGCAGCGCGCGCCTCTGGCGAGCAGCGCCGAGCACTCCAGTTCCAGGCGGACGCCATTTTGGAGGGGACGCAGAAGATCCTGTCCCTCGAAGCCGACCGCCACGCCGTCCGGGACCGCCACCGGTTGGTGGCCCAACTGCTGTTTGGCGAGGTCAACTTCGAGGAGGCCGCGAGCCGTGCGGACTGGATCGGCGGGACCGCCTAG
- a CDS encoding DNA-3-methyladenine glycosylase: MTPLDRSFFSRPTLEVAPDLLGAVLVHEHPDDGLLAGRIVETEAYTDDDPAMHGWKATFGTDGRVLPQGRAADLFAAPGTAYVYRVYRTNWLINVVTEPEGTAGAVLIRALEPLAGEEAMSARRAAARRQRDLTNGPGKLTQALDIAEPTFHGHDLTTPPLYIASDGFARGDIDTTSRIGLSRGVDRPWRFFLAGNRFVSPGVPSDVRVARKTRRQ, encoded by the coding sequence ATGACACCGCTCGACCGCTCCTTCTTCTCGCGCCCCACCCTGGAGGTCGCCCCGGACCTGCTCGGCGCCGTCCTTGTCCACGAGCATCCAGACGATGGGCTTCTGGCGGGGCGGATCGTCGAGACCGAGGCGTACACCGACGACGATCCGGCCATGCACGGCTGGAAGGCGACGTTCGGGACAGACGGCCGCGTGCTGCCGCAGGGCCGCGCCGCTGACCTGTTCGCCGCCCCCGGGACGGCGTACGTCTACCGCGTCTACCGCACGAACTGGCTCATCAACGTCGTGACCGAGCCCGAGGGTACGGCGGGCGCGGTGTTGATCCGCGCGCTGGAGCCTCTGGCGGGGGAGGAGGCCATGAGCGCGCGCCGCGCAGCTGCCCGGCGTCAGCGCGATCTCACCAACGGCCCGGGCAAGCTTACCCAGGCGCTGGACATCGCGGAGCCCACCTTTCACGGCCACGACCTCACCACGCCACCGCTCTACATCGCCTCGGACGGCTTCGCCAGAGGCGATATCGACACGACCTCGCGCATCGGCCTCTCGCGGGGCGTGGACCGGCCGTGGCGCTTTTTCCTGGCCGGCAACCGCTTCGTCTCGCCCGGCGTGCCGAGCGACGTCCGCGTCGCGCGCAAAACGCGACGGCAGTAG
- a CDS encoding DUF4097 family beta strand repeat-containing protein, with amino-acid sequence MSISPRRTFQRLALVGVGLLSTAFVAQHLSASGGTHAAQAHEKEYEVRTVRADDDVLYERSFAVQRGGDLVVKLGSERVEILRARGREATVTVRGEGRDARSEFERRRFTASRAANALTVRTDPPRSVRMRSRDARFVVTIEIPAEFNGRIDVGSGSVRVDEVVGNLDVNTGSGSVTVGSARGRRIVLDTGSGSIRAESLDGAIRADTGSGAIRIDAVRGSFEGDTGSGSIRVERADVDRFSADTGSGAVSAGLWRDAEVDIDTGSGRVELTLPRRARADVDLSGRPIRIDNALGFRGEQRRGDARGEIGGGGPDMDIHTGSGGITLNAR; translated from the coding sequence ATGTCCATCTCCCCTCGTCGCACCTTTCAACGCCTCGCCCTTGTTGGCGTGGGCCTCCTCAGCACCGCGTTCGTCGCGCAGCACCTCTCCGCCTCTGGCGGGACGCATGCCGCTCAGGCGCACGAGAAGGAGTACGAAGTCCGTACAGTCCGCGCCGATGACGACGTGCTCTACGAACGCTCCTTCGCCGTCCAAAGAGGCGGCGACTTGGTCGTCAAGCTCGGCAGCGAGCGGGTCGAGATCCTCCGCGCCAGAGGCCGCGAGGCGACCGTGACCGTCCGCGGCGAAGGCCGCGACGCAAGAAGCGAGTTCGAGCGCCGACGCTTTACGGCCTCTCGCGCCGCGAACGCCCTCACCGTGCGCACCGACCCGCCGCGGTCCGTGCGGATGCGCTCGCGCGACGCCCGCTTCGTCGTCACAATCGAGATCCCGGCCGAGTTCAACGGCCGCATCGACGTGGGCTCGGGGTCGGTCCGCGTGGACGAGGTCGTCGGCAACCTGGACGTCAACACCGGCAGCGGGTCCGTCACCGTCGGCTCCGCCAGAGGCCGCCGCATCGTTCTGGACACCGGCTCGGGCTCCATCCGTGCCGAGTCGCTCGATGGGGCCATCCGCGCCGACACCGGCAGCGGCGCCATCCGCATCGACGCCGTCCGTGGCTCGTTCGAGGGCGACACCGGCTCGGGCAGCATTCGCGTGGAGCGCGCCGACGTGGACCGCTTCTCGGCCGACACCGGCTCCGGCGCCGTGAGCGCGGGCCTCTGGCGCGATGCCGAGGTCGACATCGACACCGGCTCGGGCCGGGTCGAACTCACGCTGCCGCGCCGCGCGCGCGCCGACGTGGACCTCTCGGGCCGTCCCATCCGCATTGACAACGCACTCGGCTTCCGCGGCGAACAGCGCCGCGGCGACGCCAGAGGCGAGATCGGCGGTGGCGGGCCGGACATGGACATCCACACCGGCTCCGGCGGCATCACGCTGAACGCGCGCTAA
- the glgP gene encoding alpha-glucan family phosphorylase: MSLDSPRVAYFCMEYGLDDALKTYSGGLGILAGDHLKGAHDLGLPLVGIGLKWKQGYVQQQIDEEGFQVDAFPTYFYGDDVMTDTGVEVAVTIAGDHVRVKVWKCDAYGNAPLYLLDTDLDGNPHRWTTGQLYAGPESRRVAQEIVLGVGGVRALRALGIETDVYHFNEGHALLAAFELAREKMERGMSRDEALAEVREECVFTTHTPIPQGNETHPTERLVYMGAGLGVIDQDKLREIGGEPFNMTVGALRLARVANGVAQLHGKTANDMWNWVEGRAPIHAITNGVHPGTWIDPDVDQAAVDGDLDGLWRAHQANKRALIAHTKERTGVQFTEDKLLIGFARRAVAYKRAMLIFEDEQKISPLLETGRVQLVFAGKAHPMDSSGKAIVQGLVEMQRRYPDSVAFITDYDMVTGAAMTRGSDVWLNTPRRPKEASGTSGMKAAMNGVLNASILDGWWPEAVNDGKNGWDIGSGFISADQRAQDEHDEASLYDVLLNKIIPTYYDERDTWIEMMRQSILDTRDFFSCHRMVREYVEMMYRQPVAA, from the coding sequence ATGTCTCTCGATTCTCCCCGCGTCGCCTACTTCTGCATGGAGTACGGCCTCGACGACGCGCTGAAAACCTATTCCGGCGGCCTCGGCATCCTGGCCGGTGACCACCTCAAAGGCGCCCACGATCTCGGCCTCCCGCTTGTCGGCATCGGCCTGAAGTGGAAGCAGGGCTACGTCCAGCAGCAGATCGACGAGGAGGGCTTCCAGGTGGACGCCTTCCCGACGTACTTCTACGGCGACGACGTCATGACCGACACGGGCGTCGAGGTGGCTGTCACCATCGCGGGTGACCACGTGCGCGTGAAAGTGTGGAAGTGCGACGCCTACGGCAACGCGCCGCTCTACCTCCTGGACACCGATCTCGACGGCAACCCGCACCGGTGGACGACGGGGCAGCTCTACGCCGGCCCGGAAAGCCGCCGCGTGGCGCAGGAGATCGTGCTCGGCGTCGGCGGCGTCCGCGCGCTCCGCGCCCTTGGCATCGAAACCGACGTGTACCACTTCAACGAGGGCCACGCGCTGCTGGCGGCGTTCGAGCTCGCGCGCGAGAAGATGGAGAGAGGCATGTCCCGCGACGAGGCGCTGGCCGAAGTCCGCGAGGAGTGCGTGTTCACCACACACACGCCCATCCCGCAGGGGAACGAGACCCACCCGACCGAGCGCCTCGTCTACATGGGCGCCGGGCTCGGCGTGATCGATCAGGACAAGCTCCGTGAGATCGGCGGCGAGCCGTTCAACATGACCGTCGGCGCGCTGCGCCTGGCGCGTGTTGCCAACGGCGTGGCGCAGCTGCACGGCAAGACGGCCAACGACATGTGGAACTGGGTGGAGGGCCGCGCGCCCATCCACGCCATCACCAACGGCGTCCACCCCGGAACCTGGATCGATCCGGACGTAGACCAGGCCGCGGTCGACGGCGACCTCGACGGCCTCTGGCGCGCGCACCAGGCCAACAAGCGCGCCCTTATCGCGCACACCAAAGAGCGCACCGGCGTTCAGTTCACCGAGGACAAGCTGCTGATTGGCTTCGCACGCCGCGCTGTCGCGTACAAGCGCGCGATGCTGATCTTCGAGGACGAGCAGAAGATCTCGCCGCTCTTGGAGACCGGCCGCGTGCAACTCGTCTTCGCCGGCAAGGCGCACCCGATGGACTCCAGCGGGAAGGCCATCGTGCAAGGGCTGGTGGAGATGCAGCGCCGCTACCCCGACTCCGTCGCGTTTATCACCGACTACGACATGGTGACCGGCGCAGCGATGACGCGCGGCTCCGACGTGTGGCTCAACACGCCGCGGCGCCCGAAGGAGGCCAGCGGCACGAGCGGCATGAAGGCCGCCATGAACGGCGTGCTCAACGCGAGCATCCTCGACGGCTGGTGGCCCGAGGCCGTCAACGACGGCAAGAACGGCTGGGACATCGGCAGCGGCTTCATCTCCGCAGACCAGCGCGCGCAGGACGAGCACGACGAGGCCTCCCTCTACGACGTGCTCCTCAACAAGATCATTCCGACGTACTACGACGAGCGGGACACGTGGATCGAGATGATGCGTCAGAGCATCCTCGACACGCGGGACTTCTTTTCATGTCATCGGATGGTGCGCGAGTATGTCGAAATGATGTATCGTCAGCCCGTCGCAGCGTAG
- a CDS encoding DUF2911 domain-containing protein, giving the protein MPRLALAPLLFALVLASGAAQAQNRTLTTPEASPHARVEQTVGLTEMSVEYHRPAARGREIWGGLVPYGEVWRAGANENTVFETSTAIMIEGQPLEAGRYGLHTIPGEGEWTVIFSTMADAWGSYSYDRAEDALRVTVAPRSAPEAERLQYRFDAPSASGATLVLHWAGLEVPVSVTVDTPAVVLASMERELRGVPRFFWEGWNQIAEYALDNEMRMEEALTWVETSIARQPTFANRMTKAGLLAALGQTQEAEAVREDAHVSASAEEVRAWARARQQAGQTDQAEAALERIGG; this is encoded by the coding sequence ATGCCGCGCCTCGCTCTTGCCCCTCTCCTCTTCGCCCTCGTGCTGGCCTCTGGCGCGGCGCAGGCGCAGAACCGTACGCTCACCACGCCCGAGGCGAGTCCGCACGCGCGCGTGGAACAGACGGTCGGCCTGACGGAGATGAGCGTGGAGTACCACCGCCCCGCCGCCCGCGGGCGCGAGATCTGGGGCGGCCTGGTGCCCTACGGCGAGGTGTGGCGCGCGGGCGCCAACGAGAACACCGTGTTCGAGACCTCGACCGCGATCATGATTGAGGGTCAGCCTCTCGAAGCGGGTCGCTACGGCCTGCACACGATTCCGGGCGAAGGCGAATGGACCGTCATCTTCTCCACGATGGCCGACGCCTGGGGCTCGTATTCCTATGACCGCGCCGAGGACGCCCTACGCGTGACGGTCGCGCCGCGCTCGGCGCCAGAGGCCGAGCGCCTGCAGTACCGCTTTGACGCCCCCTCCGCCTCTGGCGCGACCCTCGTGCTGCACTGGGCGGGGCTGGAAGTGCCCGTTTCCGTGACGGTGGACACGCCTGCGGTCGTGCTCGCGAGCATGGAGCGCGAGCTTCGCGGCGTGCCGCGCTTCTTCTGGGAGGGCTGGAATCAGATCGCGGAGTACGCGCTGGACAACGAGATGCGCATGGAGGAGGCGCTGACCTGGGTGGAGACCTCCATCGCGCGGCAACCCACCTTCGCCAACCGCATGACCAAGGCAGGGCTTCTGGCGGCGCTGGGTCAGACGCAAGAGGCCGAGGCGGTCCGGGAGGACGCGCACGTCTCGGCAAGCGCGGAGGAGGTGCGGGCCTGGGCGCGCGCCCGGCAGCAGGCCGGGCAGACGGACCAGGCGGAAGCGGCGCTAGAGCGGATCGGGGGGTGA